A window from Kovacikia minuta CCNUW1 encodes these proteins:
- a CDS encoding TPM domain-containing protein translates to MGFYRFTIPTIVLTVLMRTAPALAIPIDQIPNPRHQNAWVSDVSNVISSDRERQLNQMLDDLEKKTTIEMAIVTIPDAMPYANCKELTTDLFNRWRIGKKTNNGFLTVLCMKERRVEQEIGYGLQAKLPDTLLHQIQQDKMVPAFKQGDYAGGLAADTFALIKVIEGTPHPQRSSNSFMLWIVVTFMIVIILVILFSGSRSSNRSRSSNRSRDCESDDLFIRDDSFSRDNSNGSSFSGDSSFGGGSSGGGGSGSDW, encoded by the coding sequence ATGGGTTTTTACCGCTTTACTATTCCCACGATCGTTCTCACCGTCCTGATGAGAACAGCCCCAGCCCTGGCAATTCCAATCGACCAGATTCCTAATCCCCGCCATCAAAATGCCTGGGTTAGCGATGTTTCAAATGTCATCAGCTCGGATAGGGAAAGACAGCTTAACCAGATGCTGGATGACCTGGAAAAGAAAACCACTATCGAGATGGCGATCGTCACCATCCCTGATGCAATGCCCTATGCTAACTGCAAAGAGTTGACCACTGACCTATTTAACCGATGGCGCATTGGTAAAAAGACCAATAATGGTTTCCTCACCGTCCTTTGCATGAAAGAGCGACGGGTAGAGCAAGAAATAGGCTACGGGCTACAAGCCAAACTGCCCGATACTCTGTTACATCAAATTCAACAGGACAAAATGGTTCCTGCCTTCAAGCAAGGAGACTATGCAGGAGGCTTGGCAGCCGACACATTTGCCCTAATCAAAGTCATTGAGGGAACTCCCCACCCTCAGAGGAGTTCAAACAGCTTCATGCTTTGGATCGTTGTAACCTTTATGATCGTTATCATTTTGGTTATCCTTTTTAGTGGTTCCAGGAGTTCCAACAGATCTAGGAGTTCCAACCGTTCCAGAGATTGTGAAAGTGATGATCTCTTCATTAGAGACGATAGTTTTAGCAGGGACAACAGCAATGGCAGCAGTTTCAGCGGGGACAGCAGCTTCGGTGGAGGAAGTTCTGGCGGGGGCGGTTCTGGTTCTGATTGGTAA
- a CDS encoding ABC transporter ATP-binding protein — protein MQPRPLKPIEALRRSVWMVFQAAPRELRNLSGLNLITGTGPSISLFLSKVVIDEASRLLGRGVTENAIALILSEPKLLWSLGASVLLNLFVDSIDSIGATLFASLRDRVRGHVQGQVFQKVANFDDIALFETPDLLNLLELTDKGMQRLQQLSFIVAATLMGVFMFIPSVLLSVSISWWVPPVLLLSSIPSIFVEIKHHKKSWRVEETQASVNREMNIYGKVLTGEAYAKELRLFSLQSILLERWQGLFHRMFNTMEQVRREGAVAVMLWSLLGGLGATLPYVYVVIGVLQGNYTLGDLALYTGIIMQMRRSLYILIGHTGDIYDVALATSPIFQLLDLEPQLQSGRERKDEGGGMRDERRDEGGGMRDETFISHPPSFIPHPFSFQGIQFQDVSFTYPGGDKPILEQLNLTIQPGEMVALVGENGAGKTTLAKLLCRLYDPTQGSIYWGEQDLRSMDLDDLRSRIAVVMQDYARFPATLRENVGWGYLPKLQEDGAIQSVLQDAGISQVVAELSHGLETPLGKQLENGVDLSGGQWQRVAIARALMRLSETELLVFDEPTAALDPKNEHEIYRIFKTIAQGRMAVVVSHRLALAKMADRIIVLEHGKIVEAGTHEELLEKGGGYHTMFTRQASSYL, from the coding sequence ATGCAACCAAGACCACTAAAGCCGATTGAAGCGCTGCGTCGGAGTGTCTGGATGGTTTTTCAGGCAGCACCGAGGGAATTACGCAATTTGTCTGGCTTAAATCTGATCACGGGGACTGGTCCGTCGATATCGCTGTTTCTTAGTAAGGTTGTGATTGATGAGGCTTCTCGCCTGTTGGGTCGGGGGGTGACTGAGAATGCGATCGCCCTTATCCTTTCGGAGCCAAAGCTTTTGTGGAGCCTGGGGGCGTCGGTTTTACTAAACCTGTTTGTAGATTCAATTGATTCGATTGGGGCAACCCTGTTTGCATCTCTGCGCGATCGAGTGCGGGGGCATGTCCAGGGACAGGTCTTTCAGAAGGTTGCCAATTTTGATGATATTGCCCTGTTTGAAACGCCCGATCTACTGAACTTGCTGGAACTTACCGATAAAGGAATGCAGCGACTCCAACAGCTTTCCTTTATCGTGGCAGCAACCCTGATGGGCGTGTTTATGTTTATCCCCTCGGTTTTGTTGTCAGTCTCAATTAGCTGGTGGGTGCCCCCGGTTTTGCTCCTTTCTTCAATTCCGTCCATTTTCGTTGAAATTAAACACCACAAGAAAAGCTGGCGGGTCGAAGAAACCCAGGCAAGTGTGAACCGGGAAATGAATATCTATGGCAAGGTGCTGACAGGGGAAGCTTATGCTAAGGAATTGCGTCTGTTTTCCCTCCAATCCATTCTGTTGGAACGCTGGCAGGGATTATTTCACCGCATGTTCAACACAATGGAACAGGTGCGGCGGGAGGGGGCAGTTGCAGTCATGCTCTGGTCCCTACTGGGTGGACTGGGTGCGACTTTGCCCTACGTCTATGTTGTGATTGGAGTGTTACAGGGCAACTATACCTTGGGCGACCTGGCGCTTTATACGGGCATTATTATGCAAATGCGCCGCAGCCTCTATATCCTGATTGGTCACACAGGCGATATTTATGATGTTGCACTAGCAACCAGCCCCATTTTTCAGTTGCTTGATCTGGAACCCCAATTACAAAGTGGCAGGGAAAGAAAGGATGAGGGCGGAGGGATGAGGGATGAAAGAAGGGATGAGGGCGGAGGGATGAGGGATGAAACATTTATTTCTCATCCCCCATCCTTCATCCCCCATCCCTTCTCCTTTCAAGGAATTCAATTTCAGGATGTCTCCTTCACCTACCCTGGTGGCGATAAGCCAATTCTGGAGCAGCTTAATTTGACGATTCAACCAGGAGAAATGGTAGCGCTGGTAGGAGAAAATGGGGCGGGTAAAACAACGCTGGCGAAACTGCTCTGCCGCTTGTATGACCCAACTCAAGGATCAATTTATTGGGGGGAACAGGATCTACGATCGATGGACCTGGATGATTTGCGATCGCGGATTGCAGTAGTGATGCAGGACTATGCCCGCTTTCCGGCAACCCTGCGGGAAAATGTGGGATGGGGCTATCTCCCCAAGCTTCAGGAGGATGGTGCGATTCAGTCAGTGCTTCAAGATGCGGGCATTAGCCAGGTGGTTGCAGAACTGAGTCATGGACTGGAAACGCCCCTGGGGAAACAGCTTGAGAATGGCGTCGATTTGTCTGGAGGGCAGTGGCAGCGGGTTGCGATCGCCCGTGCCCTGATGCGCCTCTCCGAAACAGAACTGCTGGTGTTTGACGAACCCACCGCTGCCCTCGATCCCAAAAATGAACACGAAATCTACCGCATTTTCAAAACGATCGCCCAGGGTCGGATGGCAGTCGTTGTTAGCCATCGTCTCGCCCTGGCAAAAATGGCAGACCGGATCATCGTCCTGGAACACGGCAAAATTGTCGAAGCAGGCACCCACGAAGAACTGCTAGAGAAGGGCGGCGGCTACCACACGATGTTTACCCGTCAGGCAAGTAGTTATTTGTAG
- a CDS encoding PRC-barrel domain-containing protein codes for MALYKIADFDPSYSKNDHQEDIRGFDLYSRDEKAGSVEDLLVDDAGRFRYFVINTGLWIFGKKVLLPIGCAQIDYSNHRIYANSLNKEQVEALPEFSNDMTVDLDYEERVGRIYRPSPVTPPAAYGTGYAGYDSAPPVASDAPVAHGEGYAGYDSAPPAPSEVTASSGVGRAGYESAPTVPVNAPPSHGVGYEGYESAPAAPPAQIALDRDSEFDSNSDFYSNQENISLYETNERDHQYLKRYEERLIAARRGSRK; via the coding sequence ATGGCTCTCTATAAAATTGCAGATTTTGACCCTTCCTATTCCAAAAACGATCATCAGGAAGACATTCGGGGATTTGATCTCTATTCCAGGGATGAAAAGGCCGGTTCAGTCGAAGATCTTCTCGTCGATGATGCAGGTCGTTTTCGTTACTTTGTTATTAATACAGGTTTGTGGATTTTTGGGAAGAAAGTGCTACTGCCGATCGGGTGTGCCCAAATCGACTATAGCAATCATCGCATCTATGCCAATAGCTTGAATAAAGAGCAGGTAGAAGCTCTACCAGAATTTTCCAATGACATGACGGTTGATTTGGACTACGAAGAGCGGGTGGGAAGGATTTATCGCCCTTCTCCAGTCACTCCTCCCGCTGCCTATGGCACAGGTTATGCTGGGTATGACAGTGCCCCACCTGTGGCCAGCGACGCTCCAGTAGCCCACGGAGAAGGCTATGCTGGGTATGATAGCGCTCCCCCTGCCCCCTCTGAGGTCACGGCTTCATCGGGTGTCGGGCGGGCTGGGTATGAATCCGCCCCAACCGTACCAGTCAATGCTCCCCCATCTCATGGGGTTGGGTACGAAGGCTACGAAAGTGCGCCTGCCGCACCCCCAGCTCAAATTGCCCTGGATAGGGATTCAGAGTTTGACTCCAACTCGGATTTTTATTCTAACCAGGAGAATATCTCCCTCTACGAAACGAACGAGCGCGATCATCAATATCTGAAGCGTTACGAAGAGCGTTTGATTGCAGCGAGAAGAGGGAGTAGGAAATAG
- the recG gene encoding ATP-dependent DNA helicase RecG, which produces MDSTHPHPYPSPPDWVRLQKALSVEADRGFNDLEGKQHRFSEFLSLALSEPPTILALEDQHRWQELGTRFTTYSGLTFAQRQHLVADTRRFLYQMRKVCEEQGTEKAEGRGQKAEGDTGMQRGGNAENPSIQNSKFKTQNSSTQNSKLKTQNSKLKTAPLTATPHTPHPTPLSLDQPLTYLPGIGPKNSEKLAKLGLSTVRDLLFYYPRDHIDYARQVGIRDLEEGETVTLVAKVKRCNCFTSPRNSKLTILELTVRDYSGQIKLSRFYAGSRYSSRGWQEQQKRLYLPGATIAASGLVKFGKNGATIDNPEIEVLQHEEDSIDSLKVGRVVPIYPLTEGVPADLVRRAVVAALPAATQIQEALPEALRERYGLVGIQAAIAHIHFPPDATSLETARRRLVFDEFFYLQLGLLKRRKAQKQAQLSAVLAPTGQLIDQFYQLLPFQLTDAQQRVLNDILTDLQQPTPMNRLVQGDVGSGKTVVAVIALLAAIQSGYQTAMMAPTEVLAEQHYRKLVGWFNLLHLPVELLTGSTRAAKRREIHAQLETGELPLLVGTHALIQDTVNFQKLGLVVIDEQHRFGVQQRARLQQKGQNPHVLTMTATPIPRTLALTLHGDLDVSQIDELPPGRKPIQTTVLAGRERMQAYDLIRREIAQGRQVYVVLPLVEESEKLDLKSAIDEYQELQERVFPEFQIGLLHGRMTSAEKDDAINRFRANETQILVSTTVVEVGVDIPNATVMLIEHAERFGLSQLHQLRGRVGRGGSQSFCLLMSSSKTETARQRLKVLEQSQDGFFISEMDMRFRGPGEVLGTRQSGLPDFALASLVNDQQVLELAREAAEKVIAKDETLSHWTLLKKELEYRYQRLMGGAILT; this is translated from the coding sequence TTGGATTCTACCCACCCCCACCCCTACCCTTCACCTCCGGACTGGGTTCGCTTGCAAAAAGCCCTTTCCGTGGAAGCCGATCGGGGATTCAACGACCTGGAAGGAAAACAACACCGTTTCAGCGAATTCCTGAGCCTTGCCCTCAGCGAACCTCCCACCATACTTGCCCTAGAGGATCAGCACCGCTGGCAGGAACTGGGTACGCGGTTCACCACCTACTCTGGACTCACCTTTGCCCAACGACAGCATTTAGTTGCAGATACCCGCCGATTTCTGTATCAGATGCGGAAAGTGTGTGAAGAGCAAGGGACGGAAAAGGCAGAGGGCAGGGGGCAGAAGGCAGAAGGGGACACGGGAATGCAGAGAGGCGGAAACGCAGAGAATCCTTCAATTCAAAACTCAAAATTCAAAACTCAAAATTCTTCTACTCAAAACTCAAAACTCAAAACTCAAAACTCAAAACTCAAAACTGCCCCGCTCACCGCCACACCCCACACCCCACACCCCACACCCCTCTCCCTCGACCAACCCCTCACCTACTTACCGGGAATCGGTCCTAAAAATTCCGAAAAACTGGCAAAACTGGGGTTGTCTACTGTGCGGGATTTGCTGTTCTACTATCCCCGTGACCACATTGACTATGCCCGTCAGGTTGGGATTCGGGATTTGGAGGAAGGGGAAACAGTGACACTGGTGGCGAAGGTAAAGCGCTGCAATTGCTTTACCAGTCCCCGCAATTCCAAATTGACCATTCTGGAACTCACGGTGAGGGATTACAGTGGACAAATCAAGTTAAGTCGGTTTTATGCAGGTAGCCGCTACAGCAGTCGGGGTTGGCAGGAGCAGCAGAAACGACTTTACCTACCAGGAGCGACGATCGCCGCCTCCGGTTTGGTTAAGTTCGGCAAAAATGGGGCAACCATAGACAACCCAGAAATTGAAGTATTGCAGCACGAGGAAGACTCGATAGACTCGCTCAAGGTGGGACGGGTTGTGCCCATTTATCCCCTCACCGAAGGAGTACCCGCCGATCTGGTGCGACGGGCGGTTGTTGCTGCTTTGCCTGCTGCCACACAAATCCAGGAAGCCTTGCCTGAGGCTTTGAGAGAACGGTATGGGCTGGTGGGGATACAGGCAGCGATCGCCCACATCCACTTTCCCCCCGATGCAACTTCCCTGGAAACGGCTCGTCGTCGCCTTGTCTTTGACGAATTTTTCTACCTCCAGCTTGGCTTGCTCAAACGCCGCAAAGCTCAGAAACAGGCACAGTTAAGTGCGGTGCTGGCTCCCACAGGTCAACTGATTGATCAGTTCTACCAACTTTTGCCCTTTCAACTCACCGATGCCCAACAACGGGTACTGAATGACATCCTGACCGATTTGCAACAACCCACTCCCATGAATCGCCTGGTTCAGGGTGATGTGGGGTCTGGAAAGACCGTCGTTGCTGTTATTGCTTTACTGGCGGCAATTCAGTCCGGCTACCAGACGGCAATGATGGCTCCAACGGAAGTGTTGGCGGAACAGCATTACCGCAAATTAGTGGGCTGGTTCAACCTATTGCATCTGCCGGTGGAACTTCTGACCGGCTCCACCAGAGCGGCAAAACGCCGGGAGATTCATGCCCAACTAGAAACTGGTGAACTTCCCCTACTGGTGGGTACCCATGCGCTCATTCAGGACACTGTAAACTTCCAAAAATTGGGTTTGGTTGTGATCGACGAACAACATCGCTTTGGTGTGCAGCAACGGGCACGACTTCAGCAGAAAGGACAAAATCCCCACGTTCTGACCATGACTGCCACTCCCATTCCCCGCACACTGGCGTTGACCCTGCATGGCGATCTGGACGTGAGTCAAATTGATGAGTTGCCTCCGGGTCGCAAACCGATCCAAACAACCGTATTGGCAGGACGGGAACGTATGCAAGCCTATGACCTGATACGGCGGGAAATTGCCCAGGGGCGGCAAGTCTATGTGGTGTTGCCCCTGGTGGAAGAGTCGGAAAAGCTGGATCTAAAGTCGGCGATCGACGAATATCAGGAACTCCAGGAACGAGTCTTTCCCGAATTTCAGATCGGCTTGCTGCATGGACGCATGACCTCAGCCGAAAAAGACGATGCCATCAACCGCTTCCGTGCCAACGAAACCCAGATTCTCGTCTCTACAACAGTGGTGGAAGTTGGCGTCGATATTCCTAACGCCACTGTGATGCTGATCGAGCATGCCGAACGGTTTGGACTTTCCCAACTGCACCAGCTACGGGGTCGGGTCGGTCGGGGTGGTTCCCAATCCTTCTGCTTGTTGATGAGCAGTTCCAAAACAGAAACTGCCCGTCAACGACTCAAGGTATTGGAGCAGTCTCAGGATGGGTTCTTTATCTCAGAAATGGATATGCGCTTTCGCGGACCGGGCGAAGTGTTGGGCACGCGCCAATCGGGCTTGCCCGACTTTGCTTTGGCAAGCCTCGTAAACGACCAGCAGGTATTAGAACTGGCACGGGAAGCCGCAGAAAAGGTGATTGCGAAAGACGAAACCCTGAGCCACTGGACGCTTCTGAAAAAAGAACTGGAGTATCGCTATCAGCGACTCATGGGAGGGGCGATTTTAACCTAA